The segment acacatgcccaaagggaggggcctggggcTGTAATGTGTCATAAAGGTAttttaattggatgctctagtCCCTAAAGAAACAGAATCCTAAATAGGGCTAGAAGGGCTAGTTTGTCTAAACTGGAAAAAACTGTCGTATGTCTTTTAACAAACGTCCAATAAGGCCATCACGGTGGTTCTTTCCAAGCCAGTATGTCCACTCGATAACTGCAAGATGCTCCTTCAACAGTTTTTCAGTTCTGTTCCCTCGCATTCTCCAAATTTGGCCTTTATAGATAGCCCAGGCTCTTTCCAAATGTTGTGTATGGCCACCACTCAGAGGGTCAACAAACCATCTTCTGTGGTTTACACTGAAGTGCATATATCCTGCATTTTCAAGTGCCCCCATGTAAGCTCTCCACTGATCACTTATAATTGTTGATCCTCTACGTACATGCCTTCTGATTATAGGGAGCAAGTGATGTCGTGATCTTTTTTCCACCAGCCTGAGAATGGGCCTTCTCCTATCTTCTCTCACACCAAGTATTCCAAAAACCCACTTTCTTCTTTTCCAGGTGCGCCCAAATCTACCACGGCCATACtgtcaaaaaatatatatatatacatattgcaGTTATGACAATATTCTCAATAGTATTTGCCATATAATCACTCAACTACCAGGCATGTTATAATATGCTGACATATCCTCTTACAGTAATAAAAGCAATTCAATTATTTGTATTCCCATATGAGACTGAGAGCTGTATGCCACCACAGAGGTTATTTTTTATCCCACAAAATTTGTTAAAGGAATACTCCAAAATTTTAACCtcacctgtttttttttacatcatacAGGTTTCATTTCTTCTAGCATGTATGACAATACTATGGCACTGTACAGGCCAGATCTATGTGTTTCAAGTCACCAGGTTTCCTAATCAAAGATAAACATATTGGAATGATATGAGAATTATTTTCTGGGGTATTCCTTTAAAATTTGTGCCAGGGTGAATAGCTCACTATAACACATATTATACATATCAGTTAAAACATATAAAGCCAGGTCTGAACTGAGAGCTGTTTTTACCAAGATCTGATATATATCCAGGGTAACAGCTGATCTTACCTTACGTTTATGACAGAAATTACTTTCATCTATTATCACaaactctctctgtcctccaacTTGCTGTCCtgttcttctcctcttcctttTTATTGCACTCTTGCAGATCATTCGCAgtgttttattcattttggaTAGCGTGCGTGTGCTTCCACAAACACCGTCTTGTATCAGATCGATTTGCCGCAGCCGTAATCCTTGTGCAAACCTAAAAAGAAAGATTGTAAAAACTCATGCATCACTTTTAGATTCTTTTAGGGCCTGCTGACTGTATTGTACTGAgtggaatgagtgagtgagtttgtCACGGAGTTAAAAGCTAGGTCTGTGAGGGACCTCACATCTATTTAAAATAGCCAAATATCAccaaaaatattatattttactCTATATTCCAGACATATTAATTTGGTATGTCTTATGTGTTAAGACAAAGGCATTTTTGttagttttcttttgtttcttctttctcaaaaacacacattatATGTCCAATGGTTTTCAGACATTCCTTCTTTGTAACGCGTAATGCCCAGGCAACCCCTAAACTCAGTACTAGGAGCTCAACCCGACTACATCCCCCACCCATCTCCAGAATACTAATTATCTCTGCCAAAACCTGTTTGTAAAAAGAAGAAAACTAGAGTAAATAATTGTTACAGTTTAAAATTGCATCATAACCTTAACAAAAGAATGTACTtcaagcagccaatcagatttcaGTTTTTAACCTGCTCTAAGTAAATGCCCACCCACTATTATTGCCATGCTTATAAAAAGATTTGGAAAATATTGAACTCTGAAATACAAGGAGATCAATAATTTCACACCTGTGGATAAATTTAATCCAGCTTTGAAGACTtatcttgctcctctcaaaCATGGAtcctgatctgactgacttctTGACCGTCTTCCCTCTGTGGGTCTTATACCGACACTCCCTGGGCAAGAAATACCAGAGAAAGCATAACATTGAAATACAGTAAGATACACCAATCAGAGTAATTGTTCGCAGACCAATGCTTTCAGCTTAGGCCACCACTGATAAACAGGGTCTATTAATTAAGTACATTCTCATGCAACAATAACTGTATCACATGCCCATTGTCTCATATAGCTTTACTACCATACTACTGCTTAATTTTGTCACACAGACCggtaaaatgtatttaataaaAGCTTCTATACTAGATGTGATAATTATTATGGAGCATGTAATGTTCTGTGAGTTAACATAGTGTCAAAAAAGCATTAATATTACACCACATATGTAATATGTGAAATATGAAGGGCAATgagggcggcatggtggtgtggtggttagcactgtcgcctcgcagcaaggcggtctgggttcgattctcggtctgggctgctctgtgtggagtttgcatgttctccctgtgcctgcatgggtttcctccgggtactccggtttcctcccacagtccaaagacataaattgcccgtaggtgtgagtgcgtgtgtgttggctatgcggtggactggcgacctgcccatggtgtaccctgccttcgcccggagatgctgggattggctccagcccccccgtgaccccgactagcgggattaagcggttcagataatggatggatggatgaagggAAATGTTTTTATTCACCTGCTTATAAAAGTGAAGCATTTACATTCTGACCCATAGACTAATTCAGTCTGTATTTTGACCAGTAGCTGTACTGTAACTGTTGCACAATCTAAGGTGCAACGGAAATTTAGAGCAAGAAGctacaaataaaatacaaagttaTGTCTCAATAGCAAACTATCCCATATAAGTGGTGTGTTATTACTTTTGTTTAATAAAGAATTATATTGTTCTTACCACTTAACTTAACTTACCACTGTGCCCCATCACGCAGCTCCAATCTTGGCTTCATTTGCATGTTTCACTTGCAAAGTCTGCACTTCATTCTTCTTTTCAAAAGTCTTTTTTTCTGAAGCCATTTTATTAGCCTTGCGGTACTTTTACTTGTTGCCCTGCCATCACAAAGGTGAAGTATTTTTCTAGCCAAATCCATTCCCTTAACATTAAACTAGAAACATCACTTTTCATTATGGCTTTATGCCTGCTTGGAGAAAAAAACGTGCGCGGGGTTGTCACGTGACAAATTCGCGCGGGCCCAAGAGCGTCTGCGTCAAAAGTGCAGAGCGATATTTCAAATGAGAAACCGAAACATAATTCGAGTGCTCAGAGATGTGCAGTTATTTGGATTAGCTCCTAACTTGGGCTCTGTTGTTACATGGGATAACACTCTCAATCCCGGTTCAGAACACTTTTTAGAAGTGAGTGAGCCTGTAAACGAGCCTACGTGGGTGGTTGTTATCCCTTGCCGTTATTACCCCGACTCTGAAGAAGAGCGTAGCATGGAGGGCGAGCGGAAAAGCAAAAGAATTAACGAAAAGAAACAACGAAGACTCGAGGAAGACTCTGCAGGTAAGAAACCCGTAGATATAGGAACATAAATGTTGTGGTTCTGGCGAAGATGAAACAtgcagttagctagctaattaaCTTAGCTAGCTAAGTTGGCTATACAGTTAGCGATCTTATCTCCAAATTATATTCAGCGTGCTGCAGTTAGCTAAAGAAACGTTAAGTTTTCTGAACAGAAGTACTGCATTTTTTACCTTGTCAAGTGAGAGACTTTGTGGGATTATTTTGGTTTGTTGGAATTATATTTGTACATTGTTAAGTACAGtttaaatgtataaatgtgCAATTAGATACTGGCTGTCGCCTCAGTACAGTTTTGCAGTGGGGAGTtttctcagagggcctaaaaatattcttaaaactagtggtgggccgttaacggcgttcgttaatttgatactcttatcgggcgatataaaaattatcgccgttaatctatttttaaagttgggttgggaactgggtcaaaatggataatcaaactatgatgactttcaacttgatagttgagctcggctgtattcctaaccaaattgcacagtaggggcgagaacgagttttcaaacctgtgaattacatatcgtacatgtgtttacatggatgcagccacgaagtcgccagctttgcttcatggaaaattcctttttaggaacgtaaagtgttaccggagcggagctcggagcggtcgttttctgcatggtcctagtgctagattcgtcgctatttaaatatttctttttaaccgttaaaactgcagaggaccaaaaccggcttttgaaaaagttccccccaaattacgtccgtgaggttaaatgtactaaatgttggcttacatttcaaatattatgtttagctgaataaacatgttatcaaccccttttaatgtacagtataggctttcaaattcatgtttaactgaataaaccgttgaacacgagtagcctaaattttattgagcatgttttttttcttcaaatatcaaagtagaacagcttcctcaagcagtcattgatgcattttggaaacaggagatgagcccctggtctaatgcaccctctgtattaagaaaccctatctcaaaaactgacttttagtcattacttgggtagcacgcatatgagccattttaatatagattataggtatgatgacaaaattttcaaacagccccaagcttaaaaagaattacatatctagacagagctgaaatatacctttaaaatgatacctggatttagaaaattggttgagaattgatagttatgatatttgtaatatcatgtatcacaataaaatataatacattaattacaatagaagtcgtgtgactgaaattcacataatctaattctaattaatcataattaataattaatcataatctaattcgaagtgatgttaactatattaccatttaacaacaagttatatcagaaaacaatgagattaaactacacaacactggtatcagtaccgatttcaagaaaacactgtgggAATTAGTTAAACCGAGTCGCCgcttttagcctaaagttgcTAGCTACCGTGACGCTCGATACACAAATGTCAATCATGACTGCCTATTTTCCGCGGTCTAGTAAAGTACTTTCGCCTGCACAGATTTCTATTAAATTTGGTCAGTATTGAGATAAAAGCAGTATTTTTAGGTCCATATATTTCGATGGTGTCCGGAGCGTTGATGAAGCCCACAGACcgattgaaaacaacaaaatatctTCTCGCTGGTCTGCCGACCTGAAATCGCCTCAGAGTTTACTATTAGCAGTGCCTGATgactggctgggttgtgcttgacgaagtcacagtagtattcaggaaaaaacatacacctgctaggcggtgaggagtgatgttatatgacacccttacaaaagtacaacgtagtttggaacacattactgagccagaatttttcgcatcgaacgttggttcgtcagcagacctatagattaatctagattaatttcaagatttcagtgagattaatctagatttaaaaaattaatctatacCCACCCctacttaaaacataaatatatataatataatttatccaatttaatctacttacagttttacaatcgacatctaaacaattacaaaaatataagcaaataaattattcagctgtgtctattcaatctgtgttggaaggtgaggggttaagtggaagcctgtgggcctgtgtctccccctatcaggactgtgatgcccgctgttcgtttacagagggcctggcagttataattcagcaataccagtttcaaatgacagtaaaattgaccaatcatatcttccctcttagtgggcgggcttaactgtatgataatttccgcccgctgtggcgacgctagctgtcgttagcgtaccaccgctagctagtttcgattcattcctttgatgccctcgtacgtgttgtttacatattccgctcccgaggaacacggagctgtgaaccttattttgcttaaaatgttatctagtacatatgttattgtttattgcatttctatagctgtactgtcgtctcaattatttttctttattgcagttaattaggagaggaaacaattttttcccgggggggtggaggggatgggagcaggcccaggtttaatggtcacggttcactaCTGGTTTATTGTTGCAAATGTCATACGTGACCTTGCTGTACTGAGACATCACTCTGTCACTGTGTTTATACCTTTTTCTTTCTCACAGAAACATTTGAAGATCCTCAGGCATTAGATTTGGTAGTATTACCAGAAGGTTCTCAATGCCCAAACCTTAACGCTGCCAGCCCAGTCTTGGAAATTCCAGGTCAAAGGAAAATAATTAAGACCTCCACCCAAAGCTCAATGGTCAAAGGtgagatttatttatataaccctTTGCACAAcaaatgtcacaaagcagctttacataaAGTTTTACAAATGCATGAGGGTccaaggaaaatctccctagGTGAGATTTAGGTTATAAACCAACACTCAAGACAGAACACAACCTTCACTGGATGGCTCAGCTAGCAGTCCATACTTTATTATTCAACTggcaaaacattttctaaatgcTTTGTCTGAGAATAATAAAGCAGAATAAAAGAAGTATATTGGATTTGTAGAGATAAACATTACATGACCATCTACATACAGTACATGTGCCGGTCATTAACATGCATGTGGCTCCATCAGATGTGTCTATAGTAGCATAATTAAAGGGACGGCCTGGGGTGACTATAGTTCACCCAAGGTATATACTATAAAGCATTACCTCTTCAAACTGATAACAAGGATCTTTAGACCTTATCCTGTTCAGTAGATGACAATAACGAGGAGCCACATATAATCAGTAATGATCAGTTTATGTTGATAGTTGATCTTGTGTTCATTCAAAAATACATATTCTGCCTTTGAAGGAGCAGCACCAACCCTTCAGGCTGCTTTAAGGAGAGCAAACGAAGAAAATGCTGTTCTGAAGGTGAAAGTGAAAAGTCTTGAGGAGAAGGTTGGGTTACTAGAGAATGACAAAAAGTTTCTTCAACAAAGACTGAGTGAAGGTAAGCAGTGCAGGAGGTTGATTGACCAGGGGCTGCATTACAGAAAATGCCTATCTTTAGTACTAAATAAAGAACTGAGAGGTCAGGGTAAGATTTGTTACAAATATAAATCTTAAATTAGAATACTAAACTACTTGTTTGAGGTTGTTATTGAGTAGTTATGTGGTGACAGTGGAAATCAAGTCTGGAGTGTCTGGGATTTTTGAAATGTTAGGAAAAAGACATGCCAGTTATTGTGAGTTTGTTGCCTGTCAAAGCTCCCTAAAATGATAAAACAGATAAGTTAAACAGAAGGATAAAATTATGAAGTTAGGCTTCTGCCCTACATTCAGATTGAAGTTGCCTTGGTCACTAAACAGACAAGATTTCAGTGTTGGGATGTTTTTGTAATATGACCCCAGTTTACCAGTTCCATCTCATGTTTACCTGCCTGATTTAGGATTGAAAGAAAGCATGATATCTTCTCTGTTTTTACTGTTGATATTTAAATGTGATGTATGTTATTGAAATTGTGGCTATTGTTATTTAAGCGCTGGTGATGAGGAAAGCAGCCTCTGGACAAAGACCTCAGTCACACGTGAGTATTAGTGACAGCAGTGAAGGCGAGGACAGCAGCAGTATGGAAGAGGATAGCACAAATTCTACATCTTCATCTTGCCagcaaaagaagagagagaaagagaagaaaaagagaTTGTGGAAAAAAGCTAATAAGGGCGAATGTAGAAATGTGgtgatggaaaaaaagaagaggcAAAAGAAACGACAGCTGGATTCTGACACAAGTTCTGACACTGATGACTTCCCAAAACAAAAGAAGAgcaagaagaggaagatgaaagAATATCCAAAGAAGaaaggtattattattattacaacatTATTACTTAGTAATAATGCATAAGTACTTACTTTGCTCCTTAGAACGTTCAGTTGTTGCTGTTTTTCAATAATTTTGCATTCTATCTGAATTGCGAGTTTGTTAGGTACATCTAAATAATACTAGTATTTATTTGACTTTTTAATCAGTACACCCGTCATATACGTGCACTTTGTAGGTTTACTGTTACTAATATTAGACCATTGCAATAACCAATTTTGTATTTGTCAGCCCACTTTTTACTACATCCAATGAAAAGGCACCACCAAAGACACACCTCTGAAAGATATAATTGGGGTGGCGGTCTATTTTCATTACATCAGTGACACTGTTattgtagtgtttgtgttgcttGTATGACAGAGGTGTATCTGGAATTTTTACACATCATTGTCAAAGTCCCAGCCAAAGGCGGCTATGTAGTCAGAAGCAATCGTTGATCACATGCTAGAGAAAGACTTGCTAATCCCAGTCCTAGCAACCCCACACTATGCTTTGTCACATCTAGCACATTTGaagaaatgtattttataaGTAAAAAACAGTCCGTATTGGTCAGGTATGTCGAGTAGGGAAACAAAAATGTGAAGAGCATGGAGTCACTATGACTAGGATTTGCTAACGCAAATGACACTGACAGACGAATTGTTATATAGATAATATGTGCAGCAAATGAGTGTTATACAGTTAGTAATGGTAAGTCGACAAAACACCTATATTATAAAATGAATGTGGGTACAAAGTAGTAGTATCGAACAAACTGCCAGCTCAGTGCAAGTTAGATAGCCttaaatttattttgttttgcagTTGGGATGCCCGAAGATGTGATTTCCAGATACAGGCGTGTTCTGAAGGCTGTGTCTAGAGGCATGTCGAAAACTGATGCTTACAGTTATGTTGGTGTCAATCGCAAAACAATTGTGGACACAGCAGCAATTGCAGAGTTAAAGCAGGTGGATCCTGAATCTTACCACCAGATACGGGCTATGTTCCACAAAGGAAGAAAAGGGCACACCTTATATGATTTTGCAGAGCAATGCAAAAGTGTATTTTCAAAAAAACCAGAGCTCAAAGCCACAGTTGAACGGATGAAAGAAGATGGCAGACTGCTAGATATCCATACCTATAATTAAACAGTGCTTTGAATTTACATAATTTTCATGTGAACTTCATGTGAACTAAACTATGGTAACACAATTTATTTGATTCTGTTTCATTTGGCAAGAATTGTATCAATGGAACACATAGATTACACATTTAAATTGCTTAATTTTAAAGCACATTGGTAAAATATTCTATAATGTGAATGTTGGATCATTTGTTTTCTTTGAAAGTCTTTGTTTACAGTTTAAAATTACAGGATTATGTTATCCATGTAGGTCATGGATAGTATTGGTTATAATATCTGTTAGGTTTGCAACTTTATTGTTATTAAGGACTTTTCATTTCTTATTGTGTTATTGTGTTGCGCACTTCTGAATACTCATGCAAGTGTGAAGgtgatttttttacagtgttgtGAATAAAAAACTGAACATGTTGATGCATAAGTCTTTCTTGGGAAAATAATGTATTATATTAGTTATTACTACAATTAATTGATTATCAAGTTATTGTATAGGTACACTGTGACACTCATCAAAAACAGTAATCAGTTTCTGCTAGTTCTTAAGTAGTAGTTAATAGTACATGTAAGATACCTAAACTTCTCACTTTACTTGTGGGGACACATAATAATAAGTAAGGTTGATGTTCAAGTAATTAATGCTTCATTAATGACTAACTAACAACACTAAGAAAGTGATGTACGTTAACACTTTTTGTCCAAGACAGGTCACCAAATGCAGTAGCTttcaatataatataataacaacactggtgtgcatgtgtacttGAGGAACTTCACCAGGTCAGAGCTTGCTGATGTGAGTCCAACATAGATAAACAACCAACATGcaaaaaaatgaacaaacctTAAAGGTATACCTGCCAAATGGCAGTGGTTTGGTAGTTCTAGTAAGTCAACTGTACTGCTAAGTAAATACGTGATTACTTATTCTGAAGTTACTTACTGTGCAGGCAGGAGACGGGAGCAACGTTTAAAGCAGCGGCAAAAACGAACAACACTCATGACAAAGGTCGAACAAcaactgatgaaggacatgGGCATTATGCACACTTACATATCTCAACAATAATACATGTGCTTTGAGACTAGAGATAGGTGAGACATCTAGACatcgctacacacacactcacacacgggcGTATCCAAACCAGTGTAAATGCACACAAAGATACGCCGGAGTGACAAGTACATAAGCATTAATAAAGGACTGATTAAGtgagtagttacaaaaatagatgaagacaacttattaattacttatatgtgaactaacagtgaagtgaagagtaattaatgaaaacgatgatgataattctctattacttgttgcttagctaataagtacataaacattaattaaggaaccgaaagaaagtagttacaaaaatagatgaagactacttattaattacttatatgtgaactaacattgaagtgaagagtaattaatgaaaactatgatgataattctcgATTACTTGTTACTTAGCTAATAAGTacataaacattaattaaggaaccaaaagtaagtagttacgaaaatagatgaagactacttattaattacttacatgtgaccTAACACAGTACTTTATtaaagtgaagagtaattagggtaaaactatgatgataattctccattatatattgcttagttaataagtagttaaacattaattaaggaaccatattgtaaagtgttaccaaaaactccctatgatggtgggaaataggaagaaacctcgggagaaccaagactcaaaagggaacccatcctccattgggcggcccgttaacacacaaattacacaaaatacagacaaatacacaagtcacacacaaatcacacaatcagactaagtaaaggtaaaaatgaaaattctgggttatgatattgtcactgtaaatgtctgttgatgaacgccaggctttcattccgtgtcgaagcagcgatgctggtattgtaggctccgactgcaatgttactctccaggtgaacctcggagaaaagatacgagatgtagtaaatatgtaacagattaatcaaaggccaaacgaaacagatgagtctttaatcaaGTTTTAAACTCGATTAaaagactgtgtctgagtcccgaatagaggcaggaaattattccacaattgtggagctttaaaagaaaaggctcttccacctgctgtgatctttttgatcctaggaacagttaataaccctgcgtcct is part of the Brachyhypopomus gauderio isolate BG-103 unplaced genomic scaffold, BGAUD_0.2 sc64, whole genome shotgun sequence genome and harbors:
- the LOC143490289 gene encoding uncharacterized protein LOC143490289 isoform X1, whose amino-acid sequence is MRNRNIIRVLRDVQLFGLAPNLGSVVTWDNTLNPGSEHFLEVSEPVNEPTWVVVIPCRYYPDSEEERSMEGERKSKRINEKKQRRLEEDSAETFEDPQALDLVVLPEGSQCPNLNAASPVLEIPGQRKIIKTSTQSSMVKGAAPTLQAALRRANEENAVLKVKVKSLEEKVGLLENDKKFLQQRLSEALVMRKAASGQRPQSHVSISDSSEGEDSSSMEEDSTNSTSSSCQQKKREKEKKKRLWKKANKGECRNVVMEKKKRQKKRQLDSDTSSDTDDFPKQKKSKKRKMKEYPKKKVGMPEDVISRYRRVLKAVSRGMSKTDAYSYVGVNRKTIVDTAAIAELKQVDPESYHQIRAMFHKGRKGHTLYDFAEQCKSVFSKKPELKATVERMKEDGRLLDIHTYN
- the LOC143490289 gene encoding uncharacterized protein LOC143490289 isoform X2, whose product is MRNRNIIRVLRDVQLFGLAPNLGSVVTWDNTLNPGSEHFLEVSEPVNEPTWVVVIPCRYYPDSEEERSMEGERKSKRINEKKQRRLEEDSADPQALDLVVLPEGSQCPNLNAASPVLEIPGQRKIIKTSTQSSMVKGAAPTLQAALRRANEENAVLKVKVKSLEEKVGLLENDKKFLQQRLSEALVMRKAASGQRPQSHVSISDSSEGEDSSSMEEDSTNSTSSSCQQKKREKEKKKRLWKKANKGECRNVVMEKKKRQKKRQLDSDTSSDTDDFPKQKKSKKRKMKEYPKKKVGMPEDVISRYRRVLKAVSRGMSKTDAYSYVGVNRKTIVDTAAIAELKQVDPESYHQIRAMFHKGRKGHTLYDFAEQCKSVFSKKPELKATVERMKEDGRLLDIHTYN